TTCAGAAATGTCCCGAACGTATTAGTCGTTATTTTTGGGCTCAGCCAGTTCAATATGCTGGCCTTTAGGTGTTAACTATTTCCTGCACGGATTAATAATGTAGATTTACCAGCTGCAACCTCACCATCTAACTCAATAGTGATTTTGTTCATCATTATTTAACTTGTTTTGATTAAGTAGCGTGATTGGACTCCGTCCATGCTTCACGAAGTTAATTTAGACTCCTTGCCATCCTCATAAACTCCTCATTCCGATCGTGCAACTCCTCATAAGTTCCCTCATCGACCACCTTCCCTCGCTCCATAAAGTATAAACAATCACAATTTTTAACCGTTGTCAAGCGATAAGCAATCATAATCAACGTTTTCTTCCCTCTTGACACTTGATTTTTAGGTAGTTGTCACAAAGTTTCTAAATACTGAAACTTGATGATTTACCATGCTAATAATTATCCATTAAAGGTTTAACGTACCCAAGCAAAAATTTCTGTGGGGGAAGAGTTAGTGCCATAGAAGTAGGAGTACACTTTTATCGACCCGAAAAATGCCTAAGGCGCGATCGCACTTCCTCATTTAGTTCTGTTTTAACCAAGTTTCTAAATCTTGCACAGTCGAAAAGTCTAGCAATTCCTCGGCTAGAGCTTCCAGTTGTTCCACTGATAACCTTTGAATTTGCTGTTGAAGACCTTTATCTAAAACTCCAAAACGACGCTTTAACAAGCGTAAAACTAATTGTACTTCTCCTTCTTGTCGTCCTCCTTGTATCCCTTCTTTCAGAATTTGCTGATACCAAGGAGACTCTCTTAAGACTGCCATATCCCACCTCATAATTTGCTGTATTACTGGTAGTTCTAACACAAACGAAGCAAAAAATGATAACAATGGTTCCGCCCCCTCTCATTTTCCCTCATATTGAGCCAGAGAGCTGAGTGGTACATTAGTTAGGGCTTGCTGAAAAAAGCGCGATCAGTGCGCCTTCAAAATATTGCCCTTAGGCTTCGGGATCAATTCCTAAAGCTCTTAATTGTTCCGCTAAACGTTCGGCCCGTTGAGACTCCTGTTGCGCCCGTTGAGACTCCTGTTCGGCACGTTGGGACTCCTCTTCAGCTTGTTGAAAGGCTCGCTGGCGTTCTTGTTCTAGCTCTAGAGAAGATAGAAACCTTCTGCCATCAGGACGATAAATTTTTAGTGTTTCTGAGGTGAGAGTAAATTGAATCCCTAAACGGGGGCTAATCCAGTTATTGATTTCTTCGACTAACTGCAAACTTCCGTCTTGTCGTTGTAGCCCTTCTAATTCATTACTATCAGGATCATAAATATAATATTCTTCTACCCCATAGCGTTCATAAAACTGTAACTTGCGAGTCATTTCCTTAACTCGGTTTCCTGGGGAGAGAATTTCAAATACCACTTGTGGCGCAATATTGTCTTCTTCCCATTGCCGATAAGAACCTCGGTCTCCTTTTGGTCGCCCAAACACCACCATCGCATCAGGGGCAACTCGAATTTCAGGGTGACCTTCTACTGGATACCATAGCAAATCACCAGCCACAAACACATCTGGATTATCAGCAAATAGCAGTTCCAAATTTTCCTTGATTAAGACAATCCAACGGAACTGCTTCGTATTGTCTGCCATGGGTTGACCATCACTGTCAGGGTAAATAATTTTTTGGCTAGTTGAAACACTCATCTCATCAAGTCTCCTTTTTAAATTGTTCAAGGTAACCAGTTTTGTTTCCAACACCCAAAGATGATAATCGGTTTCATAAAGTTGTTTTGGCTTTTCCTGTGATTCTGTTAACATTTTTAGTTTGAAAAGGAAAACTTTATCAATTTTTGCGGGTTAACCTGAGCTTAGGGTTTTATGGCAATCTGATCCCATTTTTAAAATGTAGCTTAATTTGGGATCTCCTTGAAACACAGCTAAAGCGCGATCGGGCTTCCTCATTTAGTTCTGTTTTAACCAAGTTTCTAGATCTTGCAAAGTGGAAAAGTCTAGCAATTCCTCGGCTAGAGTTTCCAGTTTTTCCACTGATAACCTTTGAATTTGCTGTTGGAGACCTTCATCTAACACTCCAAAACGACGCTTTAACAAGCGTAAAACTAATTGTATTTCTCCTTCTTGTCGTCCTTCTTGTATCCCTTCTTTTAGAATTTGCTGATACCAAGGAGACTCTCTTAAGACTGCCATATCCCACCTCTGTTTCAGCCTAGTTTGAGTGCCAGTTTCTCCTTTAATAAAGTCGCTGATCACACAAGTATCTAATAAGTATCGCATTAAAATAGATTGGGTTCACTCGGGGAAAGCAGGTCTTCACGGTAGGATTCAAAGGAGGGAAAATCAGGAATTCCTTCATGGGATAAAATAATATCTGACCATTGGGAACTATCACTATCAGAGGGAGATTGAGCTAGCTGACGCAGGGCTTGCAGCACTAGAGTTTGCAGGGGAATGTTGGATTGCGCTGCCTGATGGATTAAGTCTTGTTCTAAATCGGGAGGTAATTCGATTGTGATTTGCATTTTTTCCGATTAATACTAGATTCTTAGCTCTGTTTTCAAGTTTTTTTCTATTATATTTCATAGCAAGAAACCGCACTAATATTGTGATTCTAGCTCAAATCTAAGCGCAATCGCTGCGCCTCCTACTCCTGCATTTCTCACAAAAAGCGCGATCGCGCATCCCTTTAAGTAACCTGACTGGATTGACTTTCTGATTGTAAACGCCAATAGTCTAAATACTTACCCCCTTGATTTAATAAGGCTTCATGGCTTCCCTGTTCCATCACTTCCCCATTCTCTAAGACAATAATTTGATCAGCATTGACAATTGTTGATAACCGATGAGCAATCACTAATACTGTTCGATCGCGCTGAAATTCCTTTAATGCTTCCTGTACTAGGTATTCCGAATGACTGTCTAAGGCACTGGTAGCCTCATCTAAAATTAAAATATCTGGTTCTTTGAGTATGGCACGGGCTAAGGCAATTCGCTGTCGCTGTCCCCCTGAGAGACGATATCCTCGCTCACCCACCACAGTATCATATCCTTGCGGAAACTCTCGAATAAACTGATCCGCTTGCGCCGCGATCGCGCTTTTTCTTACTTCTTCTTCCGTGGCACTAGGTTTACCATACCGAATATTATTCCCAATTGTGGTATTAAAAATAAATGTATCTTGACTCACCACACCAAGGCGC
This window of the Euhalothece natronophila Z-M001 genome carries:
- a CDS encoding DUF4351 domain-containing protein — its product is MAVLRESPWYQQILKEGIQGGRQEGEVQLVLRLLKRRFGVLDKGLQQQIQRLSVEQLEALAEELLDFSTVQDLETWLKQN
- a CDS encoding Uma2 family endonuclease, which produces MSVSTSQKIIYPDSDGQPMADNTKQFRWIVLIKENLELLFADNPDVFVAGDLLWYPVEGHPEIRVAPDAMVVFGRPKGDRGSYRQWEEDNIAPQVVFEILSPGNRVKEMTRKLQFYERYGVEEYYIYDPDSNELEGLQRQDGSLQLVEEINNWISPRLGIQFTLTSETLKIYRPDGRRFLSSLELEQERQRAFQQAEEESQRAEQESQRAQQESQRAERLAEQLRALGIDPEA
- a CDS encoding DUF4351 domain-containing protein, whose protein sequence is MRYLLDTCVISDFIKGETGTQTRLKQRWDMAVLRESPWYQQILKEGIQEGRQEGEIQLVLRLLKRRFGVLDEGLQQQIQRLSVEKLETLAEELLDFSTLQDLETWLKQN
- a CDS encoding ABC transporter ATP-binding protein; translation: MEIVGYTLGEARSRLGVVSQDTFIFNTTIGNNIRYGKPSATEEEVRKSAIAAQADQFIREFPQGYDTVVGERGYRLSGGQRQRIALARAILKEPDILILDEATSALDSHSEYLVQEALKEFQRDRTVLVIAHRLSTIVNADQIIVLENGEVMEQGSHEALLNQGGKYLDYWRLQSESQSSQVT